The Mucilaginibacter rubeus genomic interval ACAAATCAGCTACATATTCTTTATCCTCTTCCTCAACGGCAGCGGTACGGGCCGATTTACCTTCAAGCAGGTGATTTTTATAAATCGTTAAAACATCAAAGGTTTTCTTAGCTTCTTTGTCGCCACCGGTTTTAGCCATCTTTTCAACCTTCTGGATCTTTTTCTCTATCGATTCAAGATCTTTCAGTTGCAATTCGGTATCAATGATCTCTTTATCGCGAATCGGGTCGACAGAACCATCAACGTGGATCACGTTGTCATTATCAAAGCAGCGTAACACGTGGATAATAGCATTGGTAGCGCGGATGTTGGCTAAAAACTGGTTACCCAAACCTTCGCCTTTACTGGCACCTTTAACCAAACCGGCAATATCAACTATCTCGATAGTGTTTGGCACTATACTTTTCGGGTTAACTATTTCGGTAAGCTTGGTTAAGCGCTCATCCGGCACTGTAATTACACCCACATTTGGCTCAATGGTACAAAACGGAAAGTTAGCCGCCTGCGCCTTAGCATTTGATAAGCAATTAAAAAGTGTCGATTTACCCACATTCGGCAAACCTACTATACCACATTGTAAACCCATTTTTGTGTTTTTATCTAAATTATATTGTAGTTCATGGTTAATAGTTCATAGATCATAGTTTAAAA includes:
- the ychF gene encoding redox-regulated ATPase YchF, translating into MGLQCGIVGLPNVGKSTLFNCLSNAKAQAANFPFCTIEPNVGVITVPDERLTKLTEIVNPKSIVPNTIEIVDIAGLVKGASKGEGLGNQFLANIRATNAIIHVLRCFDNDNVIHVDGSVDPIRDKEIIDTELQLKDLESIEKKIQKVEKMAKTGGDKEAKKTFDVLTIYKNHLLEGKSARTAAVEEEDKEYVADLWLLTAKPVLYVCNVDEGSVSTGNAYVEKVKAAVKDENAEVLIISAQIESEISQLETYEERQMFLDDLGLTESGVNKLIKAAYRLLNLATYFTAGVQEVRAWTITQGFTAPQAAGVIHTDFEKGFIRAEVIKYDDFVKFNGVEATIKENGKLGVEGKTYIVQDGDIMHFRFNV